In the genome of Chloroflexota bacterium, one region contains:
- a CDS encoding DUF2723 domain-containing protein produces the protein MSRTIVEMQPTSLPFPTALLVLLAYSIPSVFGVAIAQRIGVECVPLALLAVYVFWPQVDLTLSTVIAFASLCACVTATLRHLPDWLPDSLVGVAACALYLHTSAPGMLPADAGEFQLASAVLGIAHPPGYPLYTLLGKLATFLPVGNAAYRVNLLSAFIGALTLVMVCRTVRRATGDKEAGIVAAASLGVAATFWAQSTTANVRSLTALLTALPVYFLISYLRERSPRYIIGFAVTLSLGLTHHGSLSLFIPVYIAYLFLVDRELLISPQRWVQPLCAFLLPLTVLLYLPLRSLMNPPFDPAPIRSVGDFLNHVLALGFRGDLFYFRTIEDLALRIGVLKNILALEFSWVLMSAAILGMVVTLVKHRDLGILFLGIWTINALAALTYRAPQTVEYLIPGYVALACLIGLAAAYLHVATRNKLFAALVTSILLLAAFLNFANNYPSYLALSHDTSTRDSAKNCLSNAPPNAQILANWHWVTPLWYLQLVDGMRPDVTVRYVYPEGATPIAETWQQRIVESVAIAPTIITNYYPNFVELPYRIEPFDNAFYVRTLPSFDLLPGISLVDATLGGVIQILGFRLDHPAVLPGGRLTIHIYWRPLTKLNRDYSFFVHLVDQNGIPFGQGDVTHLAARYTVGEIIADEYTISTLTTTMPGVYRLIAGSYITLPEGGWQRLTTNTGSDNVWLADVQVTPQTQPPVTLHPLRVPFTSGVRLVGADYDDSIPGQRRLYLHWQTTTESPPATRVMIYAGDALYDQTALPTSGPPHYFTTAHDLPENAAQLSVELRGPTDRPLAVLGPWNMPRGQRITLPLPKSRNRYVPLGGEMVLVGADYVESAHRDKDCRVTLRFRSLAPLTHDYVVAPSLTGPSDAWRAGDDSVPALGGIPTLKWLRGWDVEDVHRIPVPGSATTGQATLYLTVYDAFTLKSLAVLDERLARIGQGTILALGKIEVE, from the coding sequence ATGAGCAGAACCATAGTCGAGATGCAACCCACCTCGTTACCATTCCCCACAGCCCTACTCGTCCTGTTGGCTTATAGTATCCCAAGCGTATTCGGCGTAGCGATCGCCCAACGGATTGGAGTGGAATGCGTGCCTCTTGCACTCCTCGCCGTATACGTGTTCTGGCCTCAGGTAGATCTAACGCTCTCCACAGTGATTGCGTTCGCATCTCTATGCGCCTGTGTTACCGCCACTCTACGTCACCTTCCAGATTGGCTTCCTGATAGCCTCGTTGGAGTGGCCGCGTGTGCATTATACCTGCACACCTCGGCCCCGGGCATGCTCCCAGCCGATGCAGGTGAATTCCAATTGGCTTCGGCGGTGCTGGGAATCGCCCATCCACCTGGCTACCCGCTCTACACCCTGCTCGGCAAATTAGCCACATTCTTGCCCGTCGGCAATGCGGCCTACCGCGTAAACCTTCTCTCTGCCTTCATCGGCGCGCTAACACTGGTCATGGTCTGCCGAACTGTGCGTCGCGCCACTGGCGATAAGGAGGCAGGCATTGTGGCTGCTGCCAGTCTTGGGGTGGCCGCCACATTCTGGGCTCAGAGCACCACAGCCAACGTTCGCAGCCTGACCGCGCTCCTCACCGCGTTACCAGTATATTTCTTAATCTCCTATCTTCGAGAGCGCTCACCACGATATATCATTGGTTTCGCTGTCACTCTGAGCCTGGGGCTAACCCATCACGGCTCGCTTTCTCTGTTCATTCCGGTCTATATTGCTTACCTGTTTTTGGTCGATCGGGAGTTGTTGATCTCCCCTCAAAGGTGGGTCCAGCCTCTGTGTGCCTTTCTTCTACCTCTGACCGTGCTTCTGTATCTGCCACTACGTAGCCTGATGAACCCGCCCTTCGACCCTGCGCCCATTCGCTCTGTGGGAGATTTTCTGAACCATGTGCTAGCCCTGGGTTTCCGGGGTGATCTTTTCTACTTCCGAACCATCGAAGATCTGGCCCTCCGCATTGGCGTTCTGAAGAACATCTTAGCCCTGGAATTTAGCTGGGTACTGATGAGTGCAGCCATTCTGGGCATGGTCGTTACTTTGGTAAAACACCGTGATTTAGGCATCCTATTTCTCGGCATTTGGACTATCAATGCCCTCGCCGCTTTGACCTACCGTGCACCACAGACCGTTGAGTACCTGATACCTGGCTATGTGGCATTGGCTTGTCTCATTGGCCTAGCCGCGGCATATCTCCATGTGGCTACTCGCAACAAACTTTTTGCTGCGCTCGTTACCTCAATCTTGCTATTGGCTGCGTTCCTCAATTTCGCCAACAATTACCCAAGCTACCTTGCTCTGTCTCATGATACCTCGACGCGAGACTCCGCCAAGAACTGCTTGAGTAACGCGCCACCCAACGCTCAGATATTGGCCAATTGGCACTGGGTCACACCGCTGTGGTACCTGCAATTGGTCGACGGGATGCGGCCCGACGTAACGGTGCGCTACGTCTATCCTGAAGGGGCAACGCCCATCGCCGAGACCTGGCAACAGCGCATTGTTGAAAGCGTGGCCATTGCACCGACCATCATCACCAACTACTACCCCAACTTCGTGGAACTGCCCTACCGCATTGAGCCATTTGACAACGCGTTTTACGTGCGAACCCTGCCGAGTTTCGATTTGCTTCCAGGGATAAGCCTGGTAGATGCAACTCTCGGTGGTGTTATCCAGATCCTGGGTTTCCGCCTGGATCACCCGGCTGTCCTTCCTGGCGGTCGGCTGACTATCCATATCTATTGGCGGCCCCTGACAAAACTAAACCGCGACTACTCATTTTTCGTGCACTTGGTTGACCAGAATGGCATACCGTTCGGTCAAGGTGACGTAACGCATCTTGCAGCCCGGTACACCGTGGGCGAGATAATTGCGGATGAGTACACCATCTCCACTTTGACAACCACTATGCCAGGAGTCTATCGCCTTATTGCTGGCAGCTACATCACACTACCCGAAGGCGGGTGGCAACGCCTGACCACGAACACGGGCAGCGATAACGTCTGGTTAGCAGATGTACAAGTGACACCCCAAACACAGCCCCCAGTGACGCTACACCCATTGCGTGTACCTTTCACGAGCGGCGTGCGGCTGGTGGGCGCCGATTACGATGATAGTATCCCCGGGCAGCGTCGTCTTTATCTACACTGGCAGACCACTACCGAATCCCCACCCGCGACGCGGGTGATGATTTACGCTGGGGACGCGTTATATGATCAAACGGCACTACCAACGTCAGGCCCGCCCCACTACTTCACAACTGCCCATGACTTACCTGAGAATGCCGCGCAATTAAGCGTGGAACTACGAGGACCGACCGACAGACCACTCGCGGTGCTCGGGCCATGGAACATGCCTCGAGGTCAGCGGATAACCCTGCCCCTGCCCAAATCACGGAATCGCTATGTGCCCTTGGGTGGCGAGATGGTGTTGGTAGGCGCAGACTACGTGGAAAGCGCCCATCGGGACAAGGATTGCCGAGTAACACTTCGCTTTCGCAGCCTTGCCCCACTCACGCATGACTATGTAGTTGCGCCAAGTCTGACCGGGCCTTCGGATGCCTGGCGAGCGGGAGACGACAGTGTGCCTGCCCTGGGAGGTATCCCGACCCTGAAGTGGCTGCGTGGCTGGGACGTAGAAGATGTGCACCGCATCCCTGTGCCAGGAAGTGCGACTACTGGCCAGGCCACTCTGTATCTGACAGTGTACGATGCCTTTACATTGAAATCGTTAGCAGTACTGGATGAAAGATTGGCCCGGATAGGCCAGGGGACGATATTGGCATTAGGTAAGATCGAAGTTGAATGA